From Penicillium psychrofluorescens genome assembly, chromosome: 6, one genomic window encodes:
- a CDS encoding uncharacterized protein (ID:PFLUO_009393-T1.cds;~source:funannotate) yields the protein MAPAKITLTVEPRGKPIRKLPKEVEISLNGSGEELHIALSEATGTSIHRLRITKGSDRTVVPNSNGTTIKDTGLRDASVIHVKDLGPQIAWRTVFIIEYLGPLVIPALFLFPLRPFLYFNFSQPLADPSSLQQLTCLLLTIHFLKREFETIFVHRFSAATMPAHNIFKNSAHYWALAGFNISYWVFRPDAGAATETPNAALTYVGLALFAFGELANLNAHMVLRNLRRPGTTERGIPSGFGFSLVTCPNYFFEIMAWTGVFLVSQLSWSVLLFIAVGGAQMWAWAAKKERRYRKEFGDKYKKKKCVILPGLC from the exons ATGGCGCCAGCTAAGATCACGCTCACCGTCGAGCCACGGG GCAAGCCAATTCGCAAACTCCCCAAGGAAGTCGAGATTTCGCTCAATGGATCCGGCGAAGAACTTCACATTGCTCTCTCAGAAGCAACCGGTACTTCCATACACCGACTGCGCATCACCAAGGGCAGTGACCGCACCGTGGTCCCGAACTCGAACGGCACCACCATCAAGGACACCGGCCTGCGCGATGCGAGCGTTATCCACGTCAAGGACCTCG GCCCTCAAATCGCCTGGCGCACCGTGTTCATCATCGAGTACCTCGGACCCCTCGTGATTCCGgcgctcttcctcttcccactGCGCCCGTTCCTCTATTTCAATTTCTCGCAGCCCCTCGCCGACCCCTCCAGCCTACAGCAGCTCACCTGCCTCCTCCTGACCATCCACTTCCTGAAGCGCGAGTTCGAGACCATCTTCGTGCACCGCTTCAGCGCCGCCACCATGCCCGCCCACAATATCTTCAAGAACAGTGCACACTACTGGGCGCTGGCGGGCTTCAACATCTCCTACTGGGTTTTCCGGCCGGACGCCGGCGCCGCGACCGAGACGCCCAATGCCGCCCTCACCTACGTGGGTCTCGCGCTTTTTGCCTTCGGCGAACTGGCCAACTTGAACGCCCACATGGTGCTCCGGAACCTACGCCGTCCGGGGACTACGGAGCGCGGCATCCCGTCCGGCTTTGGGTTCAGTCTGGTTACCTGCCCGAACTACTTCTTTGAGATCATGGCCTGGACCGGCGTCTTCCTGGTTAGCCAGCTGAGCTGGAGTGTGCTGCTTTTCATTGCTGTGGGCGGTGCGCAGATGTGGGCTTGGGCTGCTAAGAAGGAGCGTCGGTATCGCAAGGAGTTTGGTGACAAgtacaagaagaagaagtgtGTCATTCTGCCTGGTCTGTGTTAA